The window TCTTCTACCGCTACGCTCGCCGACCGCAGAACGTCCACCAATTTCTTTTGTGCGGGAGTCATTCCGTCGAAGCCCACGAGTGTCACACCATTTGGTGGAAGCACGATCAACCCGTTCCTGATCGCATCGTGCAACGTCGTTTCCAACTGTGCCTGGGTTATAAACCCCTCCACCTGGCAGCGTCGTTCAAACATACGAGCCCACCGTTGAAACGATCGTGTATCTGAGTTGCCGATAGCACCACGGAGTTTCTGCCGTCCGTCGTAGTTACAGATCAGCCGCCACGCCTCGGCCGCCACCGTGGCAAGAGAGTCGACTGTCCGCAAACTCGCCAGGTCTTCATCCGCTTCGAGAACGGTTCGCCACAAGGCATGTTCCTGCGTTCGGTTCAGCAGCATCTGCGTTGCGTGCCCATCGATCACGAGCCCGTGCCATAGTCCTGTCATCCACGCATCCCAGGCCATGATCATCGGTGGTTGCCAATTTTTTAATCCCAAGGTGCGATTCCGTCGGTCAAACCCGCGACGGAGAGTACGTGCCGCCCGCTGATTTCCAGTTACCACGATCGCGCCCCGCTCCAGCGCCGCTACAATCTCACCCGGCAGCAACTCCCGACCATCCATACCTCGGTTATACTCTTCCATTCGTCGGAAAACCCGTGACAAATCAGTGAGTAACTTCCCGGGTTTTTGGTGCAAACAGGCTCATCGCCAGAAGCATAACCGCAGCCGCGAAGGGGAGGCCCAGTGCCACTTGCAGTGACCCAGTCTTTGTCGACACTACACCCATCAGCCATGGTAAAGCGGCCGCTCCTAAGCCGGAAACGGCGAGCACGATGCCTGCCTGGCGCGCCGTTGGCCGCTCCGCCATCAGCAACGCAAACGTTGCCGGAAAGAACGGCGACAAGCTCAGGCCCAGTAACACAGCGAACCCCGCAATGGTTACTGCCGAGTGAGCCGTTGCCAGTCCCGCTGTAAATAGTGCAGCCAGCACCAGGCCCCAACGCTGGACCGTCTTCTCTCCCACCTTCATCATCACCGCTGAAGAACCGGCTCGTCCCAGGGTAAGAGACATCCATAACAACAGAGTTGTGTACTCGCTCACTGCCAGGGTTTTGTCACCGTATCGCAGGGCGAACGTCGTCAGCCAGCCGCTCAAACACGTCTCTAGTCCGCCATAGAGTACAAGCAAGCACGCGAAGTACACATACAAGCGTCTACTCAGCCCGGACTGAGGTATAGCTTCCAAAGCAGCCACGCTCACTTCTTCTGTCGCGGAGACATCCATGCGCATCTGAACACTAAACACAGCGATTCCAGCGACAAACAGCATTGCAAAACCTGCTAGCACACTCCGCAGCGTGAAACGTGGAAGCAGCCACGCTGCCAGCAGTGCCGACAGCATCGCGCCTAAGCTGAAAGAAAAGTTCAGCAGCGCGAGCGCAGACCCTCGATGTTCCGTAAACCTCCGTCCCGCGAGAATATTGACTGAGGTGATGATCTGTCCCAGACCAAATCCACCTACAAACAACGCAACGCAACCGACCGTCATCGACGGAGCGACAGCAAAGCCGCCAAATCCGAACGCCCCACCTAATAGGCCAATGAGCAGACTCTGTCGCAGTCTCGTCGACACAGTCACGCCACCCAGGAACGCCCCACAGAACTTTGCCATCATCAGAAGGCCGCTCTGCGAATCTGCCATCGCCCATTGTTTCGCAAGTAGGGGAAGAATCGGCCCTAGCAATGCCGTCCCCAGACCTGCAAGCATCAATCCGTAGTGCATGAGTCCTATGGACGGAGCAACAGTACCACGTTTCAACAAACTTGACCCCCAGAACGATTCTCGCGTTGCAGCCATTATCATTGACTCAGGAGTACACCCGTGTCTTGCACTCGTTTATTTCTTGTTGCCTTTGTCGCTTTCCTTGCTGGCTGCCATCATGAAGTTCCATCGGCGGCCCTCCAATCCGCCGAACAGAAGAGTTTCACCATCCGCGGCAAGGTCGTCTCCACCGATGCTACCCACGTCACACTCGATGGGGAAGACGTTCCCGGCTTCATGGAAGCGATGACGATGGACTACAAACTCAAAGATCCCAGCGTCGTCAGCGAGCTGCATCCCGGCGACCGCATCTCTGCGAAGGTGCTTGCGGACCGCGACAAGGACGGCAACTATACCAACATCCAGCTAAAAGATATCGTCGTCATCGCCCAGGCTCGCCCCGACTACAAGCCGCCTGTTGCCTATCATGTCCCCACGCCCGGTGATCAGGTCCCCGACTTCAAACTGCTGAACCAGAGCGGCCGCACGATTCATCTTGATCAGTTCAAAGGTAAGGTTGTCCTCGTGACCTTCATCTACACTCGTTGTCAGCTTGCTGACTTCTGCCCGCGGATGAGCCACAACTTCGCTGATGTCGACAAGGCGCTCGCTGCCGATCCGGCGCTCTATAAGAAGACTCACCTCCTCAGCGTCAGCTTCGATCCGACCTACGACACCCCGAAGGTTCTACGCAGCTATGGCGGCGCATACACGGGGAACTTCACCAACGAGAAATTTGCTCATTGGGACTTTGCCGCGCCATCAGAAAAGGATCTTCCGGTTGTTACACAGTTCTTCAACGTCGGCGTCACACCGGGAGACAGCACGTCGCTCACCCACTCTTTGTCGACCGTTCTCATTGGGAGAGACGGCAAGATCATCGAGTGGTATCCGAACAATGAATGGAAGCCAGAGGACGTGATCGCAACAATCAGAAAGAACGCCGCTTAGTCGGAGCACATCAAACCAGACCACAAAGGGCATTCATTTGATTGCCTGTCGACACTGCAGTCCACCAATTAGCAGCTTCTGAATATCGACAATCCGTTATTCTGGGAGCAAGTCACATCAGAGGGTCTTATTGTCATGGCAAAACTTACTATCGGCTTCGGCATCGTACTTGTTCTCCTTGGCATCATCGGTTTTGTCGCTACCGGCAGCGCTCATCCTACGGCACTGATACCTGCCGGGATCGGCCTCTTCTTTGTCCTCTTTGGTGTCATGGCCAACACGGAAGACTCCAAGAAGCGCATGCTCTGGATGCATATCTCCGTCACAGTGGCGCTTCTCACGTTTCTCGGTACCATTCCTGCTGACATCGACACCATTCGCCTCTCTCGCGGAGCCTACTTCGCTCACCCGGCCGCAATCGAAGAGAAGGGCGCTCTATCGCTTCTGTGCCTGATCTATGTTCTGTTCTGCGTCCGGTCGTTCATCTCTGCTCGGCGGTCACGGCTGGCTTAGCAGGTCTGCGGCGTAGACTTAAGGTAACTATGTCCTCTAACTTTGGAGCATCCAGCTTCGGCGGTATGAAATCCGCAGATCGCCCTACGCGTGGGGTAGGTAGGGCAACCGCGGCCGACCTTACCGCCTCGCGCCCCAAGCCCAAACTGAAGAAGGTCTTACCGGAGATATGGAAGCTCGTTAAGCCGCGCCGCCTGCTACTCGCAGGCAGCTTCCTCTTGATGGTCGTCAACAGGCTTTGCAGTTTCGCAGTGCCAGTCTCATCGCGTTATCTCATCAACAACGTGATGTACAAGCATCAACTTCATCTTCTGCCTTACATCATTGGAGGTGTCGCAACCGCCACCTTTATTCAAGGCATCAGCTCCTTTGCGCTTACCCGAATGTTATCTACTACCGGCCAGCGCCTCATCTCCGACCTTCGCATGCAGGTGCAAGAGCACATCGGCCGTCTTCCAATATCCTTCTACGACGAGAACCGTACAGGAACCCTGGTTGCCCGCATCATGACGGACGTTGAGGGCGTTCGGAATCTGATTGGAACCGGCCTGCTCGACTTTGTCGGCGGCCTGCTTACTGCCGTCATAGCCTTTTGCATCTTGATCCGCATCAGCACGCTGATGACGCTGCTCACTTTTTGCATCCTTGTCGTCTTTGGGCTCATCCTGCAGCGAGCGTTCAATACGATTCGCCCAATCTTCCGTGAGCGGTCGAAGATTAATGCGGAGGTTACGGGCCGTCTCACCGAGTCTCTCGGTGGCGTCCGAGTCGTCAAGGGCTATCACGCCGAAGACAGCGAATCCCGCGTCTTTGCAAACGGTATCAGTCGGCTACTCACCAACGTCATCAGCTCTATCACCGCGCAATCGTTGATGACGCTGTCTTCGACGATGGTTCTTGGAGTCGTTGGCTCGCTGGTCATGTACTTAGGCGCTCGTGAGATCGGCGCGCACCGTCTCGATGTCGGCGGCTATGTGGAGTACACCATGCTCCTTGCCTTTATGGTCGCTCCGATCGCCCAACTGGTGAACATCGGAACTCAGCTCACCGAGGCGATGGCCGGCCTCGATCGAACGACCGAGATCCTCAACGAACCCGCGGAGGATAGCGACCCAGCCCGCACGCACGTCATTGGACCTATCCACGGAGAGGTCGCTTTCAAAGATGTCACCTTCGCGTATGTGCCAGACAAACCCGTTTTGCACGGCATCAGCTTCGACGCGAAACCTGGCACCGTTACCGCGCTCGTTGGCTCTTCTGGCTCAGGTAAGTCCACCATCATCTCGCTCATCTGTGGCTTTCACGATGCGAATGGGGGCCAGGTGCTGATTGATGGCGTCGATCTGGCCACCATCCGTCTCTCAAGTTATCGTCAGCAACTCGGCGTAGTTCTGCAGGAGACCTTCCTCTTCGACGGCACCATTCGCGAGAACATCCTCTTCAGCCGCCCGCAGGCGACCGAGGAGCAACTCATGGAAGCAAGCCGCATCGCGCGCGTCGACGAATTCGCCGAACGCTTCCCGGAGAAGTACGACACTGTCGTGGGCGAACGCGGTGTCAAGCTCTCTGGAGGCCAGCGTCAGCGCATCTCCATCGCACGTGCCATCCTCGCAGATCCGCGCATCCTCATCCTCGACGAGGCCACCAGCTCACTCGATTCCGAATCCGAAGCGTTGATTCAGAGCGGGCTCAACTTCCTCATGCAAGGCCGGACGACGTTTGTCATCGCTCACCGGCTATCTACAATTCGGCGTGCGAATCAGATCCTGGTCATTGAGCAGGGAAGGATCGTTGAACGCGGTACCCATGAGGCACTCTATAAGCTACAGGGCCGCTACTACGACCTCTACACGCGCCAGCACGGCCTCGAAACCAACCTCTTCCTCGCTCCCGGCGAGGGCGACACGATTGAAGACCTCGCCGAGACAAACGGTTAGGTTTCGACTCCGAGCTGCGTGAGTAGAAACGCGTAATCGAACGCGATCTCTTTCAGGTAGTCGTAGCGTCCCGACGCTCCGCCATGGCCGGCGTCCATGTTGATGTGGAGCAGCAAGGGAGTGTCGTTCTTCTTCAGGGTTCGCAGCTTTGCAACGTATTTTGCCGGCTCCCAGTACATCACCTGCGAATCGTTCAGACTGGTCTTCACCAGCATTGCGGGGTAGTCTCCGGCCTTGAGGTTGTCGTAGGGTGAGTAGGATCGCATGTAGGCAAACGCCTCGGCCTCATTCGGATTTCCCCATTCCTCGTACTCAGCCACAGTAAGCGGAAGGCTGGCATCGAGCATGGTGTTCATCACATCCACAAACGGCACATGAGACAGCACGACCTTGAACAGCTCAGGGCGCTCGTTGACGACTGCGCCCATCAGCAACCCGCCAGCACTGCCGCCCTCGATGGCGACACGATTCTTCGCTCCGTACCCCTTTGCGACAAGCTGCTCGGCTACGGCGATGAAGTCGGTAAATGTGTTGCGTTTCACCATCATTTTGCCAGCATCGTGCCACGAATCTCCCATCTCGCCACCACCTCGAATGTGGGCATATGCGATCACAACGCCGCGATCCAGCAACGATAGACGTGATGAGCTGAATCCTATGGAAAGTGGATATCCATATGACCCATATCCATAGATATACAGGGGATTCTTTGAGTCGTGGTTGAAGTTTTCGCGACGATAGACCACTGAAGCTGGGATCTGTACTCCATCGGACGCCTCAATCCAGACCCGTTCTGAAGCATAGAGCTTGGAATCGAACCCTCCTGGAACCTCTTGTTGTTTAAGCAAAGTAGAGACGCTCGTTTCTACGTCGTATTCGTAGACTGAAGCGGGCGAAACCAGCGAAGTGTAGCTGTATCGGAAAGCTTGGGTGTCGAACTCCCGATTGGCATGCGCTCCGGCGGAGTAAACCGGCTCGGGAAACGCGATCTCCTCCGAAGCTCCGAGAGTCGCCGCCTCTCCGAGCTTCGTCACAGTCAACGTTGGCAAGCCTAGCTTTCTCCGCGAACTTACGCAGAATGAATTGAATACTTCAAAGTCTTCAAGTGGAACATTCACATCGAGCGGGATAAACTCCACCCAGAAATTCCGATCCGGCGTCTTCACGCTCGTTGTAACAACTCGGAAGTTTTTCCCAACGTCATTCGTACGGATAAAGAACAGGCCGTCACGATGATCGACGGAATATTCCTGATCATTCACTCGAGACGCAATCATTTGGAACTGTCCCTCAGGTGAATCTGCAGCAAGAAACTGGCATTCACTCGTGGTATGACTTCCCGCCTCCATCAGCAGGTATTTGCCATCTCGAGTCTTCCCTACGCCGAGATTGAAGCGTTCGTCCTTCTCTTCGTAGACGACAACATCGGTCTCTGCTGCGTCGCCGAGCCGGTGACGGAAGAGGTGGTCGTGACGTTTCGTCACCTCATCCTCTGTTGTGTAAAAGAGTGTGGTCGAGTCTGCGGCCCAAGCTATCGAACCAACGCGTTCGGCAGTGTCAGGTAGATCTTTACCGGTTTTCAAATCGCGTATGTGCAGTGTGTACTGACGAAAACCGGTGTTGTCGGTCGAGTAAGCCAGCTTGAGGCCGTCCGGGCTTACACTCATGCCGCCAACGGACATGAACGGCTGGCCGACGGCGAGCTGATTTACATCGAGCAAGATCTCTTCCGGCTGCGACTCATCGAACTTTGGGCCGATAGCCAACCTACGGCAGTGGATGGGATACTGACTACCTTCGAGAGTCCGAACGTAATAAAACCATCCGCGCTGCAGGTAGGGAACGGATTCGTCGGTCTCTTTGATGTGCGAAAGCATCTCCGCATAGAGCTTGGCTTGCAGCTCTTCTGTCCCGGCCATCACCGATTTTGTGTACGTGTTCTCCGCCTCGAGGTAGGTCAGCAGCTCCGGCGAGGACTTGTCCCGCATCCAGCGGTAGTTGTCCTCAAGTGTCTGTCCGTGCAGTGTGGTGGGCGTGGGTTCCTGTCGGGCGTACGGTGGCGTAGTGGTACTTTGCGTCATTAATTGGAAGCTCCTTTGACAGGATACAGGGTCTCTTAGGACCCGAGAGGCAACCATAAGTTTGGCCTTTACACCCAATAGGCAGCAGAGAAAAGGCGAAAAGATTTAATTCGCCAGCCGCAGGAGCATATCCATGAAATTCATTTCAGCGCGCTTACTGTTCCTGGGCGCCGCGCTCTTATCTCCCACCCTTGTTGTGGCTCAGTCCGATCCGATGTCGCCTCCAGCTGCGCAGACCCAGCCAACGCAAACACAACCATATCCATCTTCGTCCTCCATGCAGGACTCGGCGCCAAACTCTGGAGATGTCGGCCAGGTAATGAAGGACAAGATCTTCCTGCGGAAGGCTGCTCAAGGAGGCATGGCGGAGGTCAAGCTCGGTCAACTAGCAGCGCAGAAGGGAAGCAGTGAGGACGTTCGGGCCTTCGGGCAAAGGATGGTGGACGATCATACAAAGCTCAACAACGATATGGCACCCGTCGCAGATTCCATGGGTGTGCGACTCCCAAAGGATTTGAGCAAAGAGGATCAGGCCGAATACGACAAACTTAGCAGCCTCTCCGGCAACGACTTCGATATGGAGTACCTGTCTTTCATGGTGAAGGACCATCACAAGGATCAGCGCGATTTTCGCCAGGAAGCAATGAGTACCACGGATCCGACCCTGCAGGCTGCCGTTGCAAACGGTGCGAAGGTCATTCACGAACACACTGTGATGGTTGATAAGCTCGCTCGCGAAAAGGGCGTTCTAGTGCCGCAACATGGCGGCAACAAAATGGCTCCTGTGCCGACTTCTTAAAACTGTCGTCCTGGTCCAGGTGGTTGAGGGTGCCCCGTGACACCCTCTTTTTTTGGGCCGACGGATTATTTCACTTGCCTGCTTAAGATCCGCAATGTCATCAACAAGCAGGGCGTAGAATGACCATCGATGAACTTCATTTCACGTTGGCTAGCTGTCGTTCTTCTCGTCTTCGCACCGTCTGCCGTCCTGACGGCCGAATCAGTGAGCACGCTTCCAGCACCAACTGGTTATGTCAACGACTTTGCTGGCGTTCTGTCTCCTTCAACGAAGTACAGTCTCGAAAATCTTTGTACCCAGGTCGATCGTCAGGCCCACGCACAGATTGCCGTCGTTACGATCAAAACCATCGATGGCGACGAGTCGATTGAAGATTTCGCAACGGCTCTGGAAGACAAGTGGAAGGTTGGTGCGAAGGGGACCGATCGCGGCGTCCTGATGCTTTTTGTGATGACTCCCAGGCGAGGCCGTATCGAGGTGGGCTACGGTCTTGAAGGCGTTCTGAATGATGCCAAAGTGGGTGATATTGGCCGTTCCATGGTCCCTGCGGCAACCCAGGGAGATTACAACACGGCGATCCCCCTCGGCGTTCGTCAGATCGCCCAGGCCATCGCTACCGATGCTGGAGTTACCCTTAATCTCGCTCAGCCAGTCCACCAGTATCATCGCGAGCAGGCTCCGGTTCAACTGAGTCTCACTGAGGTTGTTCTGGGTGGTGGGGTCATCCTTCTGATCCTCTTCTTCCTCGTCAAGACAGGCAATACCGGCCTGATCTTCTTTCTGCTGGGGAATCTGATGGGCGGTGGAGGGGGTGGCTTTGGAGGAGGCCGTGGCCGCGATAACGACCGCGGTGGTGGTGGTGGTGGCTTCGGAGGGTTCGGAGGCGGCAGCTCCGGCGGCGGAGGGGCCAGTGGTGACTTTTGAGGGCATGATGTAAACCACTTGCAGCAAAGAAGGGCAGGAAATCCGGAATCCAGTGATACAGTACAGCCGGAGAAGCCATCTACCAGCAGCATTGAAATCTAGACGAAGGGAAAATGAGGAAACATGAAATCTTTATGGATTGTGCTTGGCGTCGTAGCTCTTCTCATCGTTGTTCTGCTTTTTGTTGGAGGCAGCTACATCGGCGCGAAGAACACGCTGGTGCAGAAGAATGAGGCTGTCAATCAGGCCTTCTCGCAGGTCAATGTCGTGCAGCAGCGAAGGCTTGACCTCATCCCGAACCTTGTCGCGTCGGTGAAGGGTTATGTCGCCGAAGAGTCGACGATCTTAACGAATATCGCCAATGCGCGTGCTGGCGTCCTTGCTGCAGGCAGCGACCATGCCAGCAACATCAACGCCAACGCCAAACTGGATGTGGCTCTCGGGCCGTTCTTTCGCCTGCAGGAGCAGTATCCCAATCTGAAAGGCAACGAACAGTTCACCCGCCTGACTGACGAACTGGCAGGAACGGAAAATCGCATCGCTGTTGAACGTCAGCGCTACAACAAGACGCTTCAGGACTACAACACTTACGTGCAGCAGTTCCCCAACAGCATCTGGGCCAACTTTGCAGGCTTTCACTACAGGGACGAGTACTTCAAGGGCAATCCGGAGAACAGCGTCGCGCCGAAGGTCGACTTCTCGAAGTAGGCGGAGCGAACTGACCTGGCCCAATAAAAAGGCCGTCGCAGAATGCGGCGGCCTTTTATTGCGGCAAA is drawn from Edaphobacter lichenicola and contains these coding sequences:
- a CDS encoding MFS transporter, with amino-acid sequence MAATRESFWGSSLLKRGTVAPSIGLMHYGLMLAGLGTALLGPILPLLAKQWAMADSQSGLLMMAKFCGAFLGGVTVSTRLRQSLLIGLLGGAFGFGGFAVAPSMTVGCVALFVGGFGLGQIITSVNILAGRRFTEHRGSALALLNFSFSLGAMLSALLAAWLLPRFTLRSVLAGFAMLFVAGIAVFSVQMRMDVSATEEVSVAALEAIPQSGLSRRLYVYFACLLVLYGGLETCLSGWLTTFALRYGDKTLAVSEYTTLLLWMSLTLGRAGSSAVMMKVGEKTVQRWGLVLAALFTAGLATAHSAVTIAGFAVLLGLSLSPFFPATFALLMAERPTARQAGIVLAVSGLGAAALPWLMGVVSTKTGSLQVALGLPFAAAVMLLAMSLFAPKTREVTH
- a CDS encoding SCO family protein translates to MSCTRLFLVAFVAFLAGCHHEVPSAALQSAEQKSFTIRGKVVSTDATHVTLDGEDVPGFMEAMTMDYKLKDPSVVSELHPGDRISAKVLADRDKDGNYTNIQLKDIVVIAQARPDYKPPVAYHVPTPGDQVPDFKLLNQSGRTIHLDQFKGKVVLVTFIYTRCQLADFCPRMSHNFADVDKALAADPALYKKTHLLSVSFDPTYDTPKVLRSYGGAYTGNFTNEKFAHWDFAAPSEKDLPVVTQFFNVGVTPGDSTSLTHSLSTVLIGRDGKIIEWYPNNEWKPEDVIATIRKNAA
- a CDS encoding ABC transporter ATP-binding protein, giving the protein MSSNFGASSFGGMKSADRPTRGVGRATAADLTASRPKPKLKKVLPEIWKLVKPRRLLLAGSFLLMVVNRLCSFAVPVSSRYLINNVMYKHQLHLLPYIIGGVATATFIQGISSFALTRMLSTTGQRLISDLRMQVQEHIGRLPISFYDENRTGTLVARIMTDVEGVRNLIGTGLLDFVGGLLTAVIAFCILIRISTLMTLLTFCILVVFGLILQRAFNTIRPIFRERSKINAEVTGRLTESLGGVRVVKGYHAEDSESRVFANGISRLLTNVISSITAQSLMTLSSTMVLGVVGSLVMYLGAREIGAHRLDVGGYVEYTMLLAFMVAPIAQLVNIGTQLTEAMAGLDRTTEILNEPAEDSDPARTHVIGPIHGEVAFKDVTFAYVPDKPVLHGISFDAKPGTVTALVGSSGSGKSTIISLICGFHDANGGQVLIDGVDLATIRLSSYRQQLGVVLQETFLFDGTIRENILFSRPQATEEQLMEASRIARVDEFAERFPEKYDTVVGERGVKLSGGQRQRISIARAILADPRILILDEATSSLDSESEALIQSGLNFLMQGRTTFVIAHRLSTIRRANQILVIEQGRIVERGTHEALYKLQGRYYDLYTRQHGLETNLFLAPGEGDTIEDLAETNG
- a CDS encoding S9 family peptidase: MTQSTTTPPYARQEPTPTTLHGQTLEDNYRWMRDKSSPELLTYLEAENTYTKSVMAGTEELQAKLYAEMLSHIKETDESVPYLQRGWFYYVRTLEGSQYPIHCRRLAIGPKFDESQPEEILLDVNQLAVGQPFMSVGGMSVSPDGLKLAYSTDNTGFRQYTLHIRDLKTGKDLPDTAERVGSIAWAADSTTLFYTTEDEVTKRHDHLFRHRLGDAAETDVVVYEEKDERFNLGVGKTRDGKYLLMEAGSHTTSECQFLAADSPEGQFQMIASRVNDQEYSVDHRDGLFFIRTNDVGKNFRVVTTSVKTPDRNFWVEFIPLDVNVPLEDFEVFNSFCVSSRRKLGLPTLTVTKLGEAATLGASEEIAFPEPVYSAGAHANREFDTQAFRYSYTSLVSPASVYEYDVETSVSTLLKQQEVPGGFDSKLYASERVWIEASDGVQIPASVVYRRENFNHDSKNPLYIYGYGSYGYPLSIGFSSSRLSLLDRGVVIAYAHIRGGGEMGDSWHDAGKMMVKRNTFTDFIAVAEQLVAKGYGAKNRVAIEGGSAGGLLMGAVVNERPELFKVVLSHVPFVDVMNTMLDASLPLTVAEYEEWGNPNEAEAFAYMRSYSPYDNLKAGDYPAMLVKTSLNDSQVMYWEPAKYVAKLRTLKKNDTPLLLHINMDAGHGGASGRYDYLKEIAFDYAFLLTQLGVET
- a CDS encoding DUF4142 domain-containing protein — protein: MKFISARLLFLGAALLSPTLVVAQSDPMSPPAAQTQPTQTQPYPSSSSMQDSAPNSGDVGQVMKDKIFLRKAAQGGMAEVKLGQLAAQKGSSEDVRAFGQRMVDDHTKLNNDMAPVADSMGVRLPKDLSKEDQAEYDKLSSLSGNDFDMEYLSFMVKDHHKDQRDFRQEAMSTTDPTLQAAVANGAKVIHEHTVMVDKLAREKGVLVPQHGGNKMAPVPTS
- a CDS encoding TPM domain-containing protein, with protein sequence MNFISRWLAVVLLVFAPSAVLTAESVSTLPAPTGYVNDFAGVLSPSTKYSLENLCTQVDRQAHAQIAVVTIKTIDGDESIEDFATALEDKWKVGAKGTDRGVLMLFVMTPRRGRIEVGYGLEGVLNDAKVGDIGRSMVPAATQGDYNTAIPLGVRQIAQAIATDAGVTLNLAQPVHQYHREQAPVQLSLTEVVLGGGVILLILFFLVKTGNTGLIFFLLGNLMGGGGGGFGGGRGRDNDRGGGGGGFGGFGGGSSGGGGASGDF
- a CDS encoding LemA family protein, which produces MKSLWIVLGVVALLIVVLLFVGGSYIGAKNTLVQKNEAVNQAFSQVNVVQQRRLDLIPNLVASVKGYVAEESTILTNIANARAGVLAAGSDHASNINANAKLDVALGPFFRLQEQYPNLKGNEQFTRLTDELAGTENRIAVERQRYNKTLQDYNTYVQQFPNSIWANFAGFHYRDEYFKGNPENSVAPKVDFSK